A genome region from Sebastes umbrosus isolate fSebUmb1 chromosome 22, fSebUmb1.pri, whole genome shotgun sequence includes the following:
- the tbc1d19 gene encoding TBC1 domain family member 19 yields MDEGSELSLSIAQIVQRLRGSQLHSQLERQAKECLHQPDIKLESLKEDVRTFLKTSGWERQLQNAVYRELHVQLPPSHPAAPPEHLKEPLAYMRKAQASWEKRVLKSLNSMSTELGVPLARMRPEAEQKELTNKWNEMGTDEPDLTRFRPVYAPKDFLEVLISLRNPNHDSSEDVGVRSHWGLIQVPLNVRDIPQLRQAYSELNLTSGQLGIDDHAHIHPDLFENEYVQVGKKVVVDQDSAAAQQYSRQGCSTGLRADLWALILNSTNQPQDVMHYEQLTAGVIQHDLLVDNLIYKDVKLTASNDDYYFVFEDFLYQVLLCFSRDTAVLEHFKYNSATPPRSFIQGKGGDEECAVVYPPNGVIPFHGFSMYVAPLCFLYNEPSKLYSVFREMYIRYFFRLHSISSSTSGIVSLCLQFERLLQTHLPQLFYHLRQIGAQPLRIAFKWMVRAFSGYLSTDQLLLLWDRILGYDSLEIVAVLAAAVFAFRSENLMEVTSLASAEAVLADLSTLKVMPLIQIFLFATAI; encoded by the exons ATGGACGAGGGCTCCGAGTTGTCTCTGAGCATCGCTCAGATCGTCCAGCGGCTGAGAGGAAGCCAGTTACACTCTCAGCTGGAGAGACAAGCCAAA GAGTGTTTACATCAACCTGACATCAAATTGGAGTCCCTTAAAGAGGACGTACGCACTTTTCTCAAGACATCAG GCTGGGAAAGACAGCTACAGAATGCAGTGTACAGAGAACTGCATGT CCAGCTGCCCCCGAGCCATCccgcagctcctccagagcatCTCAAAGAGCCGCTGGCCTACATGCGCAAGGCACAG GCCAGCTGGGAGAAGCGTGTCCTCAAAAGCCTCAACAGCATGAGTACGGAGCTTGGAGTGCCTCTGGCTCGCATG AGGCCCGAAGCGGAGCAGAAGGAGCTCACCAACAAATGGAACGAGATGGGCACGGATGAACCAG ATTTAACTCGCTTTAGGCCTGTATATGCCCCTAAAGACTTCCTGGAG GTGTTAATCAGCTTGCGGAACCCGAATCATGATAGCAGCGAGGACGTCGGTGTCAGGAGCCACTGGGGTCTCATCCAGGTTCCCCTCAATGTCAGGGACATCCCGCAGCTG AGACAGGCCTACTCAGAGCTGAACCTGACCAGTGGGCAGCTGGGGATTGATGACCATGCACACATCCATCCAG ACCTGTTTGAAAACGAGTATGTTCAAGTCGGGAAAAAAG TGGTTGTGGATCAGGACagtgcagcagcacagcagtACAGTAGGCAGGGCTGTTCCACCGGGCTCCGGGCAGACCTGTGGGCCCTCATCCTCAACTCTACCAACCAGCCACAG GACGTGATGCATTATGAGCAGCTAACGGCTGGAGTCATACAGCATGACCTGCTGGTGGACAACCTCATCTATAAG GATGTGAAGCTCACCGCCAGTAATGACGACTACTACTTTGTGTTTGAAGACTTCCTCTATCAG GTGTTGCTGTGTTTCTCTCGAGACACTGCCGTCTTGGAGCACTTCAAATACAACAGCGCCACTCCTCCCAGATCCTTCATTCAGG GGaagggaggagatgaggagtGTGCTGTTGTTTATCCTCCCAACG GTGTGATCCCTTTTCATGGGTTTTCAATGTATG TTGCACCTCTGTGTTTCTTGTACAACGAGCCATCCAAGCTGTACAGCGTATTCAGGGAAATGTACATCCGCTACTTCTTCAGATTgcactccatctcctcctctacctcg GGGATCGTGTCTTTGTGCCTGCAGTTTGAGCGGCTGCTCCAGACTCACCTGCCTCAGCTTTTCTACCACCTTCGGCAGATCGGGGCGCAGCC GTTGCGTATAGCCTTTAAGTGGATGGTGCGGGCCTTTTCTGGCTATCTGTCTACTGACCAGCTGCTTCTCCTCTGGGATCGAATCCTGGGATACGATTCCCTGGAGATAGTTGCAG TCCTCGCAGCCGCTGTGTTTGCCTTCCGCTCCGAGAACCTGATGGAAGTGACGTCACTGGCCTCAGCTGAG GCTGTCCTCGCCGACCTTTCAACTCTGAAGGTCATGCCGCTCATCCAGATCTTTCTATTCGCCACCGCCATCTGA